In Mycolicibacterium gadium, the genomic window GCGGTCACCTACGTGGCGCTCGCCATGGTCGGCGTGGGCTCGACGTTTCATTACTTCACCGACACTGTCGGCGGGCTGCTGCTCGGCACCTCCGTCGTGGGCCTAGCGGCGCTCGTCGCTCACCATGACTTGACACGTGTCAACCCCGGTGCGATCTACGTCACACGCGGTGGCTAGCATGGAGCCATGACCGCGACGCCAGATGTTGATCTGCCCCCGGAATCGCAAGCCAGCACTGTCCTTAATCCCGCGACCGGCGCTGTCGCCGGAACCGTGCGGTGGACGGACCCCGCCGACGTACCCCGCATCGCTGCGGGCCTGCGCCGGGCGCAACGCGAATGGGAGGCCCGCGGGCCCAAGGGCCGCGCCAAGGTGATGGCCCGCTTCGCCGTGTGGATGGGCGAGCACCGCGACGAGATCGAGCAGCTGCTGATCAAGGAGACCGGCAAGTCGGCGACCGACGCCGCTCAAGAGGTGCCATTGCTGATCATGATCGCCTCGTACTACATCAAGACGATGGAGAAGGCGCTGGCGCCTGAGTCCCGGCCCGCGTCGCTGCCCTTCCTGAACATCAAGAAGGTGACGGTCCACTACCGGCCGCGGCCGATCGTCGCCATCGTCGCACCGTGGAACTATCCCGTGGCCAACCTCCTGATGGACGGCATCGCCGCACTGGCGGCGGGCTGTGCGGTCCTGCTCAAACCTTCCGAGCGCACCCCGCTCACCGCTGAGCTGTTGTTGCGCGGCTGGGCGGACTCGGGCGCGCCCGAGGTCATGGCGATCGTCCAGGGCGCGCGGGAGGCCGTCGAGGCCGTCGTCGACAACGCCGACTACGTCCAGTTCACCGGGTCATCCGCGACAGGCGCCAAGGTCGCCGAGCGTGCGGCGCGTCGGCTCACGCCGGTGAGCCTCGAGCTCGGCGGCAAGGACCCGATGGTCGTGCTCGAGGACGCCGACATCGACCTGGCCGCGCACGCTGCGGTCTGGGGTGCGTTCTTCAACGCCGGCCAGACGTGTGTGTCCGTCGAGCGGGTGTACGTGCTCGAACCGGTTTACGACCAGTTCGTCGCCGCCGTCGTGCGCGACGTCAAGAACCTGAAGATGGGCGCGGGCGAGGGACACGACTTCGGCGCCCTGATCGACGACTCCCAGCTCGCCGTGACCGAGCGTCATGTCGCCGACGCCGTCGCCAAGGGCGCCAAGGTGCTCACCGGCGGCAAGCGCGCGACGGGCCCCGGCAGTTTCTATGAGCCGACGGTGCTCGTCGACGTCGACCACACGATGGACTGCATGACGGAGGAGACGTTCGGCCCGACGCTGCCCATCATGAAGGTCGCCTCTGTCGCCGAAGCGGTGCGGCTGGCGAACGACAGCCCGTACGGCCTGAGCGCGTCGGTGTTCTCGAAGGATATCGACCGCGCGAAAGACGTTGCGGTGGAATTGGATTGCGGGGCCGTGAACATCAACGACGTGATCTCGAACTTGATGTGCACCACGGCGCCGATGGGTGGCTGGAAGACATCGGGCATCGGAGCTCGCTTCGGCGGCGCGGACGGTCTGCGCAAGTTCTGCCGCCAGGAGGTTGTCGTCGCCCCGCGCACCAACATCGGCGCGGGCGGCAATTACTACAACAACTCGCTGCGGGCACTGAAGCGAATGAACACGATGATGACGAAGTTCGCGTTGATCCGGCCCAAGCGCACCGCCAAGTAACACCTCCGCGGCCACCTTTCGTTCATCTTTGCGTCACCCTCGCTTACGGGGGGGTCGATATTTTCTGCCGGTGACCGCGCTCAAGGGAACCGAGTACTACAGCGTCCGCGACGACGACGATGACGACCCCGTGCTGGTGCACCATCCCAGCGG contains:
- a CDS encoding aldehyde dehydrogenase family protein, which codes for MTATPDVDLPPESQASTVLNPATGAVAGTVRWTDPADVPRIAAGLRRAQREWEARGPKGRAKVMARFAVWMGEHRDEIEQLLIKETGKSATDAAQEVPLLIMIASYYIKTMEKALAPESRPASLPFLNIKKVTVHYRPRPIVAIVAPWNYPVANLLMDGIAALAAGCAVLLKPSERTPLTAELLLRGWADSGAPEVMAIVQGAREAVEAVVDNADYVQFTGSSATGAKVAERAARRLTPVSLELGGKDPMVVLEDADIDLAAHAAVWGAFFNAGQTCVSVERVYVLEPVYDQFVAAVVRDVKNLKMGAGEGHDFGALIDDSQLAVTERHVADAVAKGAKVLTGGKRATGPGSFYEPTVLVDVDHTMDCMTEETFGPTLPIMKVASVAEAVRLANDSPYGLSASVFSKDIDRAKDVAVELDCGAVNINDVISNLMCTTAPMGGWKTSGIGARFGGADGLRKFCRQEVVVAPRTNIGAGGNYYNNSLRALKRMNTMMTKFALIRPKRTAK